CCTCCGTCATCGAGCGGAGCGGAAACGTCGAGCGTTCCTACGATATTTTTTCACGGCTGCTCAAAGACAGAATCATCTTTATCGACGGGGAGATAAACGACGTTACGGCGGACTTGGTCGTCGCGCAGATTCTCTTTCTCGAATCGGAAAATCCCGATAAAGATATCAGTATGTACATAAACAGTCCCGGAGGATCGGTCACTGCGGGACTTGCGATCTACGATACGATGCAGTACGTCAAGTGCCACATCCAAACGATCTGCATGGGACAGGCTGCAAGCATGGGCGCAATCCTCCTCGCAGGCGGCACTGCGGGAAAAAGATTCGCCCTTCCCTCTTCGCGCGTTATGATTCACCAGCCCTGGGGCGGCGTGCAGGGACAGGAAAGCGACATTTCCATTCAGGCGAAAGAAATCGTGCGCTTGAAAAAATTGACGATCGATTATTTTGCGCACCACACGAAAAAAACGCCCGAACAGGTCGCATCCGATATGGAACGCGATTTTTATATGTCGGCCGAAGACGCGCTCGCGTACGGCATCGTCGATCACGTTATGCCGGGGAGAAAAAAGCAATGAAACGATTCGGAAGCGACGCGCAGTTTTGTTCGTTTTGCGGAAAGCCCGCAGACGCATCGCGTCATCTCGTAGGAGCGCCTTCGGGCAATATCCACATCTGCAATCAGTGCGTCGCCGTCTGCCAAAGTATGCTCGATCAGGAAGAAGGAGAAGTCGCGCCGATTACGATGAACGACGTCCCTACTCCGAAAGAATTCAAAGCATATCTCGATCAATATGTCGTGGGACAGGACGAAGCGAAAAAGACGCTTTCGGTCGCCGTGTACAACCACTATAAGCGCATGTCGGTTCCGAAAAGCATGCGCAAAGACGACGATGTGCTCATCGAAAAATCGAACATACTGCTCATGGGGCCGACCGGAAGCGGAAAGACGCTGCTTGCAAAAACGCTCGCGCAAAAACTCAAAGTACCCTTTGCCATCGCCGATGCGACGACGCTCACCGAAGCGGGTTATGTCGGAGAAGACGTCGAAAACGTGCTTTTAAAATTGATAAACGCCGCAAACGGCAACATCAAAGCCGCCGAACGCGGTATCATCTTTATCGACGAAATCGACAAAATTTCGCGCAAAAGCGAAAATACGTCGATCACGCGCGACGTGTCGGGCGAAGGCGTACAGCAGGCGCTTTTAAAAATCATCGAAGGTACGCATGCGAGCGTTCCGCCGCAGGGAGGACGCAAGCACCCGAATCAGGAGATGATCGATATCGACACGACGAACATCCTCTTTATCCTGGGCGGCGCTTTCGTCGGCCTTGAAAAGATCATCGAACAGCGCACCGCGGAGCGCGCGATGGGTTTCGGCAGCAACGTCGGTATGATGAACGAAGAAGAGCGCATGAACCTGCTCAATCGCTGCACGCCCGACGACCTCGTCAAATTCGGCATCATCCCCGAACTGATCGGACGGATGCCCATCACCGTCGCGCTCAAAGAGCTCACGCGGGACGATTTGGTGCGCATCCTTACCGAACCGAAAAACGCGATCACCAAGCAGTTTCAAGCGTCTTTCGCCCTCGACAACGTCAAGCTCGAATTTACCGATGAAGCGATCGGGGAAATCGCCGACGAAGCCGTCCGCCAAAAAACCGGCGCGCGGGGACTTCGCAGCATCGTCGAAAAAATGCTGCAGGATATCATGTACGAACTCCCGTCGATCAAAGACCGCGAGCAAAAAAAGCTCGTCATTTCGAAAGATATCGTGCAAAATAAAACCCATCTCGACGTAGGATCTCTTTTGACGGCGTAAGTGCGAAGCGAGGACGCTCTCCCGCATAAAAAAACCGCCCCCGAAGCCGAAGGTTTTTTCGACTTGAGGGCGGTTTGACCTTTCCGGTCAGTTATTTTAATCGGTGAGTACCGATTAGCCGTTGCCGATTAAACTAAATCTCAACGGGATCCCCGTTTGCATCGTATTTATACATCTTCCAGTTGCGGTTTTTTGCGTTTTGAAAAGCTGTGGCCACACCGGAACCGGTAAAGTTCGTCAAGTTGCCTTCGGGAACGCCGGCCTTTTCGGTATACAGATAACACCGTGCATCATCGGCCGGCAGGCGATCCGGTAAAGAGTTAAAAAACGCGGGAACCGCAAACTTCCCTGCAATCTTATTGCTGCTGCGGTTCAGCGTCTTTAAAGCAGTGCAGCCGCTCACGTTAAGAGAGGTAAGCCGATTGCCCTGACAGCTCAGACTTTCCAAAGCACTTAAGTTATGCACCTTAAGATCGGTAAGCCGATTATTGTAGCAGTCCAGCCGTTCCAACTTGTTTAAGCCTTGCGCATCAAGTTCGGTAAGCTTATTGCCTTGACAGCCCAGTTTTTTCAAATTGCTTAATCCCTGCACGTTAAGTTCGGCAAGCTGATTGCTATGACAGCTCAGACTTTCCAAAGCACTTAAGTTATGCACCTTAAGATCGGTAAGCTGATTACTGAAGCAGTCCAGTAATTTCAAGGCGTTTAAACCCTGCACGTTAAGTTCGGCAAGCCGATTGCCCTGACAACCCAAACTTTTCAAAGCACTTAACCCCTGCACGTTAAGTTCGGTAAGCCGATTGCTGCCGCAAAGCAGCACTTCCAAAGCATTTAAGCCCTGTACGTTAAGGGCAGTGAGCCGATTGTCGCTGCAGACCAGCTCTTCCAAAGCACTTAAACCCTGTACGTTAAGGGCGATGAGCCGATTGTCGCTGCAGACCAGCTTGATGATACGGCCTTTTAAGATAACGGTTGTACCCTTTGCGTGCAGTTCCGTTTCCGAATCGCTTGTAAGCGTTGTTTCGGTGCAGCCTTCCACCGTAACAGAAGAGCTGTCGGCGGTTTTTACCGTAACTTTGATGGTGAGCTTGTCGGCGCTTAAGATGAGCGATGCACCGCCTGAAACAAGGGATGCTTGCAGGGTTCCGCCGCCGCCCGCGTTATTCGGACAGCCTGTCATGCCAAAGAGCGCAATAAGCGCCACCAACGCGGCTGTTGCGAGCGCCGCTCCTCTTGTTTTGTGTTTCATATAAACACCTCCTCGTTTTAATTGGTAATTATCAATTACCGATTATCCATTGCATTGATCCGTTCGAATCCGTAGAACTTCAAAAAATAAAAAACGCACGGGAACGGTGCGTCCTTTGTGCGTTTATGGGGTGAGGAAAATTGTGTGTGAATGTAAATTTATTCGGGTATAGTTCGCCTTCAGCTGCGAGGCTGCGAGGCTGCGAGGCTGCGAGGCTGCGAGGCTGCGAGGCTGCGAGGCTGCGAATTTTGCCCGATACGCCGTCTTATGTCAAGTGCTTTTGCAAAACTTTTGTGCGGTTTTTTGTGAGAACGTGTACTGTTTTTATCGATGCGTTTCTCTGCCATCACAGTTACAGTATAACCTGTTTTTGTGCGAATTTCAACGCGAGGCGGCATGCGCCGCAGGGATTCCGCATGAAAAATGTATACACAGAAAAGAGACATAATATAAAAAAAAAGGCGGAACGCGAGGCAGCGGCAATGCCGCCGAGCCGCTCAGACCGATGGCAAGCGAACTTTTTGGTAAAAAAGTTCGCGCAGTCCGATTCCAATCACGGTCTGCCGCGGCGAACGGCAGGGCTGCTGCCGGGAGTGCAGCCGATTTTTTACGGTAATGGTTATTTTTTGAGGAATATAGATTCTCATGCGTAAGCCCTGGCATGTGCCGTATATCGAGCGAAGTTCCCCGCGCCACTTGCAACGAGCACGAAGTGCGAAGTTCCCCGCGCAACCTTGCAACGAGCGCGAAGTGCGAAGTTCCCCGCGCCACTTGCAACGAGCACGAAGTGCGAAGTTCCCCGCGCAACCTTGCAACGAGCACGGAGTGCGAAGTTCCCCGCGCAACCTTGCAACGAGCACGGAGTGCGAAGTTCCCCGCGCCACTTGCAACGAGCACGGAGTGCGAAGTTCCCCGCGCCACTTGCAACGAGCACGGAGTGCGAAGTTCCCCGCGCAACCTTGCAACGAGCACGGAGTGCGAAGTTCCCCGCGCAGGAAACGATGTTCCCGTTTATTTTCATAAAAAACCGCGTAATTTGTTAATTTACGGGCGATATATAGGTGAAGCGATTTTTTGTCCGTGCTATCTCAATAATCGAAGGTGCAGCTATGGAATATACCCATAAACCCGTCGAAGAACTCTCCTTTACCGATGACTTTATGTTCGGTACGATCATGAAAAATAAAGGAATTTGTAAAGGTGTATTGGAACGGCTTTTGCATATCAAAGTCGGCAAAATAGAATATCCCTCCCTGCAAAAAACGATAACGCCCTTTTACGAAAGCAAGGGTATACGTCTCGATGTCTACGTTTCCGATCCCGATCGCGTTTTCGATATCGAAATACAAACGTCGATCCCGCCTTCTCTTCCCAAACGTACGCGCTATTAGCCTGAATGCGAGTTCGAAAGTATTTCAAAATAAATGTATGCTTTCGCCGAGAACCCGTCCGCTTAGCCGCGGTCGAGCTTTTGAGGTAGGCTTCCGTAAGCATAACGCTCGAAACGGCACGCAGCCGGAACCTCGTCTTCGCATCCTTTTATTTATTTTCGAACTCGCCATTCATTGATGCATGAAATGGTTGGAAAATTTCGAGTTCTAGCAAACTCGAAATTTGAACTTTTACCAAAGCCTTATGGATGTCGACAATCTCTTGCGCGGACAGAGTTATGCGGAATTAAAAGAGAGCTATGTCATCTTTATCTGTACCCAGGATCCCTTCGGCAAAGGCTTACCCGTCTACGAGTTCCGCAACGTATGTACCGCTGACGGCAGTATTTTCCTTGATGACAAAAGCGTTAAGGTGTTTTATAATGTGGGTGCCTACGGTAAAGAGAGAGAAGCTGAATTGAGCGCTTTGTTGGAGTATCTTTGCGAGAGGCGGGCGACGAGCGGTTTTACACAGCACATCGATGAGCTTGTCGAAAAAGCGAAACGGAACGAAAAGTTCAGGAGCATATATATGTCGTTAAATATACGGGAAGATGACTTACGCATGGCAGGTGAAAAGATCGGTTTTGAACGGGGCGTTGCCGCGGGAATACGTAGAGGTCGACGCGACGGTATTGCCGCAGGAG
This Treponema socranskii subsp. buccale DNA region includes the following protein-coding sequences:
- a CDS encoding ATP-dependent Clp protease proteolytic subunit, which codes for MNERMNTLVPSVIERSGNVERSYDIFSRLLKDRIIFIDGEINDVTADLVVAQILFLESENPDKDISMYINSPGGSVTAGLAIYDTMQYVKCHIQTICMGQAASMGAILLAGGTAGKRFALPSSRVMIHQPWGGVQGQESDISIQAKEIVRLKKLTIDYFAHHTKKTPEQVASDMERDFYMSAEDALAYGIVDHVMPGRKKQ
- the clpX gene encoding ATP-dependent Clp protease ATP-binding subunit ClpX, which codes for MKRFGSDAQFCSFCGKPADASRHLVGAPSGNIHICNQCVAVCQSMLDQEEGEVAPITMNDVPTPKEFKAYLDQYVVGQDEAKKTLSVAVYNHYKRMSVPKSMRKDDDVLIEKSNILLMGPTGSGKTLLAKTLAQKLKVPFAIADATTLTEAGYVGEDVENVLLKLINAANGNIKAAERGIIFIDEIDKISRKSENTSITRDVSGEGVQQALLKIIEGTHASVPPQGGRKHPNQEMIDIDTTNILFILGGAFVGLEKIIEQRTAERAMGFGSNVGMMNEEERMNLLNRCTPDDLVKFGIIPELIGRMPITVALKELTRDDLVRILTEPKNAITKQFQASFALDNVKLEFTDEAIGEIADEAVRQKTGARGLRSIVEKMLQDIMYELPSIKDREQKKLVISKDIVQNKTHLDVGSLLTA
- a CDS encoding leucine-rich repeat domain-containing protein, with translation MKHKTRGAALATAALVALIALFGMTGCPNNAGGGGTLQASLVSGGASLILSADKLTIKVTVKTADSSSVTVEGCTETTLTSDSETELHAKGTTVILKGRIIKLVCSDNRLIALNVQGLSALEELVCSDNRLTALNVQGLNALEVLLCGSNRLTELNVQGLSALKSLGCQGNRLAELNVQGLNALKLLDCFSNQLTDLKVHNLSALESLSCHSNQLAELNVQGLSNLKKLGCQGNKLTELDAQGLNKLERLDCYNNRLTDLKVHNLSALESLSCQGNRLTSLNVSGCTALKTLNRSSNKIAGKFAVPAFFNSLPDRLPADDARCYLYTEKAGVPEGNLTNFTGSGVATAFQNAKNRNWKMYKYDANGDPVEI
- a CDS encoding Rpn family recombination-promoting nuclease/putative transposase gives rise to the protein MNFYQSLMDVDNLLRGQSYAELKESYVIFICTQDPFGKGLPVYEFRNVCTADGSIFLDDKSVKVFYNVGAYGKEREAELSALLEYLCERRATSGFTQHIDELVEKAKRNEKFRSIYMSLNIREDDLRMAGEKIGFERGVAAGIRRGRRDGIAAGAYQKARETAKILSGMQLSLEAIAKATGLSEAEIEKL